A genomic window from Bacillus mesophilus includes:
- a CDS encoding alpha/beta hydrolase-fold protein, which translates to MEYNIGRTEEITIYSNALQEELTLLVYKPSNYSSLYKYHLVIAQDGQDYFNLGRIARVTEELIQEKRIPNTIIVGIPYGNVRDRKDKYHPDGSQKDAYIRFLAHELVPYLDDQYPTYQMGRGRVLIGDSLGATISLLAGLQYPHTFGKIALQSPYVDETVLTKVENFPSPHLLQLYHTFGTKEVDVKTTDGTIKDFVTPNRSLAELIKNKSYEALLNQFEGDHTWTYWQPDLKNALHYILND; encoded by the coding sequence GTGGAATACAACATCGGAAGGACAGAAGAGATAACCATTTACAGCAATGCTCTTCAAGAGGAACTCACACTACTCGTATATAAGCCTTCGAATTACTCTTCTTTATATAAATATCATCTTGTTATAGCCCAAGATGGACAGGATTATTTTAATTTGGGGCGAATTGCACGGGTTACAGAGGAGCTTATTCAGGAGAAGCGAATTCCAAATACTATCATCGTAGGCATTCCCTACGGCAATGTACGAGATCGAAAAGATAAATATCACCCTGATGGTTCACAGAAGGATGCCTACATACGCTTTTTAGCACACGAATTGGTACCATACCTTGATGATCAATATCCTACCTATCAAATGGGTCGTGGGAGAGTTCTCATTGGTGATTCATTAGGTGCAACCATCTCGTTATTAGCAGGATTACAATATCCTCATACCTTCGGAAAAATTGCCTTGCAGTCACCTTATGTAGATGAAACCGTCTTAACTAAAGTAGAGAATTTCCCTTCACCACATCTTTTACAGCTTTATCATACATTTGGGACGAAGGAAGTTGATGTTAAAACAACCGATGGAACCATAAAGGATTTTGTTACACCAAACCGATCTCTAGCAGAGCTAATTAAAAATAAGAGCTATGAGGCCCTCCTTAATCAGTTTGAAGGAGATCATACCTGGACCTATTGGCAACCTGACTTAAAGAATGCTCTTCACTATATTCTCAACGACTAG
- a CDS encoding 2'-5' RNA ligase family protein, translated as MKYGIAVFPSKKLQDYANSYRKRYDTNYALIPPHITLKSGFEGTENQITTIVEELHKIAADIKAFKLNVYKVSSFHPVNNVIYFGVEAKPELEELHNRMHTGVFPTEREYAYVPHITIAQNLSDDEHSDVLSSLKMLNINFEETIDRFQLLYQLENGSWTVHETFHLGKDC; from the coding sequence GTGAAATATGGAATTGCAGTATTTCCATCAAAAAAGCTACAAGATTATGCGAATTCGTATCGAAAGCGCTATGACACCAATTATGCCTTAATTCCCCCACATATCACATTAAAAAGTGGCTTTGAGGGAACTGAGAATCAGATTACAACGATTGTTGAAGAGCTACATAAGATCGCAGCAGATATTAAAGCATTTAAATTGAATGTGTATAAGGTTAGTTCTTTTCATCCTGTAAATAATGTTATTTATTTCGGTGTAGAGGCTAAGCCAGAGTTAGAAGAACTACATAACAGAATGCATACAGGAGTGTTCCCTACAGAGCGTGAATATGCTTATGTTCCTCATATAACAATCGCACAAAATCTGTCTGATGATGAGCATTCTGATGTACTAAGCTCGCTTAAAATGTTAAATATCAATTTTGAAGAAACGATTGATCGCTTTCAATTATTATATCAACTAGAAAATGGGTCTTGGACTGTACATGAAACATTCCACTTAGGAAAGGATTGCTAA
- a CDS encoding GNAT family N-acetyltransferase, giving the protein MNVRVVTNDNEFNDALKVRRLVFIDEQQVPEEEEIDQYEQECTHVVMYDDNKQPIAAGRLRNVDGSGKMERICVLSSHRNLGLGKHVMDHLEMLAKEKGYKKLKLNAQTHAEGFYSKLGYQTISDIFMDAGIPHVTMVKEV; this is encoded by the coding sequence TTGAACGTAAGAGTAGTAACAAATGATAATGAATTTAATGACGCACTAAAAGTAAGACGTTTGGTATTTATCGATGAACAGCAAGTACCTGAAGAAGAAGAAATTGATCAATACGAACAAGAGTGTACTCATGTGGTCATGTATGATGACAATAAACAACCGATTGCAGCTGGTAGATTACGAAATGTGGATGGTAGTGGTAAAATGGAGAGAATCTGTGTACTTTCTTCACATCGAAATCTTGGTCTTGGAAAGCACGTAATGGACCATTTAGAAATGCTTGCAAAGGAAAAAGGCTATAAAAAGTTGAAGTTAAATGCCCAAACACATGCAGAAGGCTTTTATAGTAAACTTGGTTACCAGACTATTTCAGATATATTTATGGATGCGGGGATCCCACATGTAACGATGGTAAAAGAAGTTTAA
- a CDS encoding sodium-dependent bicarbonate transport family permease, with product MGPVVEIIYTNLLSPLILFFIIGIIATLVNSDLKVPEAFYTGYTMIILLTIGINGGRKLKNASFNEMFITILAALFLSIVMLGITYLLVKNVFKFDIPNSLALAAHYGSVSAVTFVAGLSFLDKMMVSYEDYMPAILVVMEGPAIVLAIVLYKIMMKKDSDSTSGLGEVFKEAFFGKSIFLLLGGIAIGLIAHQTELAKIEPLFGDLFYGILSIFLLHMGMIATQQVRDLKGIKWYSFAYVFILPLIGGVCGILVGNFIGLSIGGTFILGVLTASASYIAAPAAIEHSIPEANSGVYIGSSLGLTLPFNLIFGIPFYFWLSNFIVS from the coding sequence ATGGGTCCTGTCGTTGAAATTATTTATACAAATCTCTTATCACCATTAATTTTATTTTTTATCATTGGAATTATCGCTACCCTCGTAAACTCTGACTTAAAAGTACCAGAAGCATTCTATACAGGATATACCATGATTATCCTTTTAACGATTGGGATTAATGGTGGCAGGAAGTTGAAAAATGCTTCTTTCAACGAGATGTTTATCACGATTTTAGCCGCTTTATTTTTAAGTATTGTTATGCTAGGTATCACGTACCTTCTCGTAAAGAATGTTTTTAAGTTTGACATACCTAATTCATTAGCTTTGGCTGCACATTATGGTTCGGTGAGTGCAGTAACCTTCGTAGCTGGACTATCTTTTCTTGATAAAATGATGGTTTCCTATGAGGATTATATGCCTGCCATACTGGTTGTTATGGAGGGTCCCGCTATTGTGCTGGCAATAGTGCTTTACAAAATAATGATGAAAAAAGATAGTGATTCTACTTCTGGTTTAGGCGAAGTGTTTAAAGAGGCTTTTTTTGGAAAAAGCATCTTTTTACTTCTTGGTGGAATCGCTATTGGATTAATTGCCCATCAAACGGAGTTAGCCAAAATAGAACCTCTATTTGGTGATTTATTTTATGGAATTTTAAGTATCTTTTTACTTCACATGGGGATGATTGCTACTCAGCAGGTAAGGGATTTAAAAGGAATCAAGTGGTATTCTTTTGCTTATGTTTTTATATTACCGCTTATTGGAGGGGTATGTGGAATCTTAGTAGGTAATTTTATCGGATTGTCTATAGGAGGAACTTTCATACTTGGAGTACTAACCGCGAGTGCCTCATATATTGCTGCACCGGCTGCAATTGAGCATTCCATCCCAGAAGCTAATTCAGGGGTGTATATAGGTTCGTCATTAGGTTTGACGCTACCATTTAACTTGATCTTTGGTATCCCATTTTATTTTTGGTTATCAAATTTTATCGTAAGTTAA
- a CDS encoding DUF421 domain-containing protein, translating to MEFTGIAIKLVVGYVSLMITTRALGRTQITQITPFDFISALVLGELVGGAIHDKDVSAFQIIYAVLIWGALIYITEITTQKFITSRYFLEGSPSLIIRRGEINYKRLKKNKLDLDQLQNLLRKKDIFSIRDVEFAILETDGTVSVLKKTDSDTPTKKDLNIKSNPVHLPLALVSDGQLVEKNIKEAGVEKSWVLSQLQVHGCNRVRDCLYAEWSEGEALYVIKY from the coding sequence ATGGAATTCACAGGTATTGCAATAAAGTTAGTTGTTGGATACGTTTCATTGATGATTACTACAAGGGCTCTTGGCAGGACACAAATAACACAAATTACACCATTTGATTTTATTTCCGCCTTAGTTCTTGGAGAATTGGTCGGTGGGGCTATTCATGATAAGGATGTTAGTGCCTTCCAAATTATATATGCAGTTCTGATCTGGGGGGCACTTATTTATATTACTGAAATAACCACTCAGAAATTTATTACATCTCGATATTTTCTAGAGGGTTCTCCTTCTCTCATTATACGAAGAGGAGAAATAAACTATAAACGTTTAAAGAAAAATAAATTAGATTTAGATCAGCTTCAGAACCTTCTAAGAAAAAAAGATATTTTTTCAATTCGAGATGTGGAATTTGCCATTTTAGAGACGGATGGGACAGTAAGTGTGCTTAAGAAGACGGATTCTGATACACCAACTAAAAAGGACCTAAATATCAAGAGTAATCCAGTCCATTTACCTTTAGCTTTAGTGTCTGATGGTCAATTAGTAGAGAAGAACATTAAAGAGGCTGGCGTAGAAAAATCGTGGGTACTAAGTCAGTTACAAGTTCATGGATGTAATCGAGTGCGGGATTGTCTTTATGCAGAATGGTCAGAAGGAGAAGCGCTTTATGTAATTAAGTACTGA
- a CDS encoding MBL fold metallo-hydrolase, with protein sequence MELIEICRDTYYFKSAVNIGYVHLKEQEKGMLIDAGLDSQSMKKVIKKLEEKKLPLTHLIITHSHADHYGGAAYLQSTKNIYTIAPQIEEAILRNPILASVAFSHGNYPIEEIRNKFIEGQALEIDEVVDEGKYEVDGFSIELISLPGHSVNQMGILMNDILFAADSYFGIESLDKHKIPYIIDLEQTLSSLDKLSNLKCSGTVPGHGIYEENFQETVHANKKVHQEILSSMRDIIDSYDDNGISHEQIVKQMCDRWDIKLFNMTSFVLYRTAITAYLTKLYKDQQVTLEIIDNTINIKQKKEEKLST encoded by the coding sequence ATGGAATTAATTGAGATATGCAGAGATACTTATTATTTTAAATCTGCGGTTAATATTGGATACGTTCACCTTAAAGAACAGGAAAAAGGTATGCTTATTGATGCCGGATTAGATTCACAAAGTATGAAAAAGGTTATAAAAAAGTTAGAGGAAAAAAAGCTGCCTTTAACTCACCTTATTATTACACATTCACACGCTGACCATTATGGTGGTGCCGCTTACCTACAATCAACTAAAAACATATACACCATTGCTCCTCAAATAGAAGAGGCAATATTAAGAAATCCTATTCTTGCTTCAGTGGCTTTCTCTCATGGAAATTATCCAATAGAGGAAATCCGAAATAAATTCATTGAAGGACAAGCTTTAGAGATAGACGAAGTTGTAGATGAGGGGAAATATGAAGTAGATGGATTTTCGATAGAGTTAATTTCTCTACCAGGACATAGTGTTAACCAAATGGGTATACTAATGAATGATATCTTGTTTGCTGCAGATTCATACTTTGGTATAGAATCTTTAGATAAACATAAAATTCCTTATATTATTGATTTAGAACAAACACTCTCGTCTTTGGACAAACTTAGTAATTTGAAGTGTAGTGGAACTGTTCCGGGTCATGGAATCTATGAGGAAAATTTTCAAGAGACCGTCCATGCCAATAAAAAAGTACATCAAGAAATATTGTCTTCAATGAGAGACATTATTGACAGTTATGATGATAATGGAATTAGTCATGAACAGATTGTTAAGCAAATGTGTGACCGTTGGGACATAAAGCTTTTCAACATGACTTCCTTCGTCTTATATAGGACGGCAATAACAGCTTATCTAACTAAATTATATAAAGACCAACAGGTTACATTAGAAATAATTGATAATACCATAAACATTAAACAAAAAAAAGAGGAGAAGCTCAGTACTTAA
- a CDS encoding DUF421 domain-containing protein, whose amino-acid sequence MPEWLHIIIRSFSILVGLFFILKILGKKQLSELSFFETIVGITVGDIAGALSMDLAVSYLHGVVALLIWALFPFMLDFFAVKSKKFRDFVEGKSTVFIQNGKILEKNLYKEKVSSDELLEMLREKNVFKVADVEFASFEPTGDLSVLLKKEHQPITLGDIDPNPPQEKEPQAIIMDGKILEESLSTTKLTKSWIQKEMDERSIQIKDVFLAQIDGNQKLHIDLFDDTKELPHPPESKRVYATLKKCQAELELIGLKMKNQDHQDFYQQQAIQLTKLIQNLEGHLNETTEKN is encoded by the coding sequence ATGCCTGAATGGCTGCATATTATAATACGGTCCTTTTCAATATTAGTTGGGTTATTTTTTATATTAAAAATCCTAGGAAAAAAACAATTATCAGAGCTCTCTTTCTTTGAAACAATTGTTGGTATAACAGTAGGAGATATTGCGGGGGCCTTATCCATGGACCTCGCTGTTTCATATCTTCATGGTGTAGTTGCACTGCTTATTTGGGCTTTATTTCCTTTCATGTTAGACTTCTTTGCGGTGAAAAGTAAAAAGTTTCGTGATTTTGTTGAGGGGAAATCAACCGTTTTTATTCAAAATGGAAAAATCCTTGAGAAGAATTTATATAAAGAAAAAGTATCGTCTGATGAGCTTTTAGAAATGCTACGGGAGAAAAACGTATTTAAAGTAGCGGATGTGGAGTTTGCTTCTTTTGAACCCACGGGTGATCTAAGTGTCTTATTAAAAAAAGAACACCAGCCGATTACATTAGGCGATATAGACCCAAACCCACCTCAAGAAAAAGAGCCTCAAGCTATTATAATGGATGGTAAAATTCTAGAAGAATCACTCTCAACAACAAAGCTAACTAAAAGTTGGATACAAAAAGAGATGGATGAACGGAGTATCCAAATAAAGGATGTCTTTCTAGCGCAAATTGATGGCAATCAAAAGCTTCATATTGATCTATTTGATGATACAAAGGAACTACCACACCCGCCAGAATCAAAACGGGTTTATGCGACTTTAAAAAAGTGTCAGGCAGAACTAGAATTAATTGGGCTTAAAATGAAAAACCAAGACCATCAAGACTTTTACCAACAACAAGCTATCCAATTAACCAAGCTTATTCAAAATCTAGAGGGCCACCTAAATGAAACAACAGAAAAAAATTAA
- the spoVAE gene encoding stage V sporulation protein AE — MFATFFWAFVVGGLICVIGQIMFDVLKLTPAHTLSTLVVMGAILDGFGLYEPLIAFAGAGATIPITSFGNSLVHGALEEAEQHGIIGVLTGMFEVTSSGISAAIIFAFIGALLFKPKG, encoded by the coding sequence GTGTTTGCAACATTTTTCTGGGCATTTGTTGTGGGTGGACTTATTTGTGTAATCGGACAAATTATGTTTGACGTATTAAAACTAACTCCTGCACATACGTTGAGTACACTTGTTGTAATGGGTGCGATTTTAGATGGCTTCGGTTTATATGAGCCTTTAATTGCTTTTGCAGGTGCGGGTGCAACGATACCCATTACTAGTTTCGGTAATTCCCTTGTTCATGGAGCCCTAGAAGAGGCAGAACAGCATGGAATTATTGGTGTGCTAACTGGAATGTTTGAAGTGACAAGCTCTGGTATTTCAGCCGCTATTATTTTTGCATTTATAGGAGCACTATTGTTTAAACCTAAGGGTTAA